One Nitrospirota bacterium DNA segment encodes these proteins:
- a CDS encoding RluA family pseudouridine synthase produces MSPTELDPFQQVEFFVSKSVSPCRLDLYLIKRGIPLSRTRIQSLIEEERVRVNDRAVKPGHKIRPGDKIVLTVPTPRQILIEPEPIPLEILYQDSDLLVVNKSAGLVMHPAPGNYTGTMVHALLHHVKDLKGIGGEERPGIVHRLDKETSGVVLIAKSDYVLTHLMKQFKAHTIEKTYLALVWGKVKLNRGKVELSIGRDKRDRKKISANTERPKEALSHYTVLKRFQLSPKDGDFISLIEVKPETGRTHQIRVHMASLGHPVVGDKTYGGKSERNVELKAARQMLHASTISFVHPVLRERLVFTAPIHSDMKFIIDQLELDQKSLPSS; encoded by the coding sequence ATGAGTCCGACTGAATTAGACCCCTTCCAGCAAGTTGAATTTTTCGTTTCGAAAAGCGTGTCTCCCTGCCGGCTGGACCTTTATCTCATCAAGAGAGGGATTCCTCTGTCCCGGACCCGAATCCAGAGCCTGATTGAAGAAGAGAGAGTTCGCGTTAATGACAGAGCCGTAAAACCCGGTCATAAGATTCGACCCGGCGACAAGATTGTCCTGACCGTCCCAACGCCTCGCCAGATCCTCATTGAACCTGAACCCATCCCGCTTGAAATTCTTTACCAGGATTCCGATCTCCTGGTGGTCAATAAAAGTGCCGGGTTGGTCATGCATCCGGCTCCTGGAAACTACACCGGGACCATGGTCCATGCACTTTTGCATCATGTCAAAGATCTGAAGGGGATTGGAGGAGAAGAGCGGCCTGGAATTGTCCATCGCCTGGATAAAGAGACCTCCGGAGTGGTGCTGATTGCCAAATCGGATTATGTTTTAACCCATCTGATGAAACAGTTTAAGGCCCATACGATTGAAAAAACCTATCTTGCTTTAGTTTGGGGAAAAGTCAAACTCAATCGGGGAAAAGTGGAACTTTCTATTGGTAGAGACAAGAGGGATCGGAAAAAGATCTCGGCCAATACCGAAAGGCCCAAAGAAGCGCTCTCACATTATACGGTTTTGAAGAGATTTCAGCTTTCGCCCAAAGACGGGGATTTTATCTCGCTGATTGAAGTCAAGCCAGAGACAGGCCGGACCCATCAAATCCGCGTCCATATGGCATCGCTGGGACATCCGGTTGTCGGAGACAAGACCTATGGAGGAAAATCAGAGAGAAACGTTGAATTGAAAGCCGCACGGCAGATGCTTCATGCCTCGACCATTAGTTTCGTTCATCCCGTGCTTAGAGAGAGACTGGTATTTACGGCGCCCATCCATTCCGATATGAAATTCATCATTGACCAGCTCGAATTAGACCAGAAATCCCTTCCCAGTTCCTGA